A section of the bacterium SCSIO 12696 genome encodes:
- the asnS gene encoding asparagine--tRNA ligase yields MRTHAIAQLFRGDCELGTKVVVKGWVRTRRTSKAGISFVAVHDGSCFDPIQAVVPESLANYEEVTHLGAGCSVIISGTLVESQGQGQSVEIQADAVDVVGWVDDPEAYPIAKKRHTFEYLRTQAHLRPRTNAFGAITRLRNTVANSIHNYFYDNGFHWVNTPLITSSDCEGAGELFRVSTLDMANLPRTDKGGVDYSQDFFGSESFLTVSGQLNVESYCLAMSKVYTFGPTFRAENSNTSRHLAEFWMVEPEIAFADLEDDAALAEDFLKHVFRQVLEQRQDDMAFFAQRVDKQAIERMQNVIDSKFVHMDYTDAIEILQKSGKKFEFPVEWGVDMASEHERFLCEQYAKGPVVVKNYPKGIKAFYMRLNDDDKTVAAMDVLVPGVGELIGGSQREDRLDVLDSRMDAEMREHLWWYRDLRRYGTVPHAGFGLGFERLINYISGMENIRDAIPFPRTPGSAPF; encoded by the coding sequence ATGAGAACCCATGCCATTGCCCAGTTGTTTCGCGGTGACTGCGAATTAGGCACCAAGGTGGTTGTAAAAGGTTGGGTGCGTACTCGGCGCACCTCCAAAGCGGGTATTTCCTTTGTGGCGGTACACGACGGCAGTTGCTTTGACCCTATTCAGGCGGTGGTGCCAGAGAGTTTAGCGAACTATGAAGAAGTGACGCACTTGGGGGCCGGTTGTTCGGTCATCATCAGTGGTACTTTGGTGGAATCTCAGGGCCAGGGTCAATCGGTGGAAATTCAGGCGGATGCGGTGGACGTGGTCGGCTGGGTAGATGACCCGGAGGCATACCCCATTGCCAAAAAGCGCCACACCTTTGAATATTTACGCACTCAGGCCCATCTGCGCCCGCGCACCAATGCCTTTGGCGCCATCACTCGACTGCGCAATACCGTAGCTAACAGCATCCACAACTATTTTTACGACAACGGTTTTCATTGGGTGAATACGCCGTTGATTACCAGCAGCGATTGCGAGGGAGCGGGTGAGCTGTTTCGGGTGTCAACTTTGGATATGGCGAATCTGCCTCGCACCGACAAAGGTGGCGTGGATTACAGCCAGGACTTTTTTGGCAGCGAGAGCTTTCTGACGGTTTCCGGGCAGCTTAACGTGGAGTCCTACTGCCTGGCCATGAGTAAGGTGTACACCTTCGGCCCTACCTTCCGGGCAGAGAATTCCAACACCTCCCGCCATTTGGCGGAATTCTGGATGGTGGAACCAGAAATTGCCTTTGCGGATTTGGAAGACGACGCGGCCCTGGCAGAGGATTTTCTCAAGCATGTGTTCCGCCAGGTGCTGGAGCAGCGGCAGGACGACATGGCGTTCTTTGCCCAGCGTGTGGACAAACAGGCCATTGAGCGCATGCAAAATGTGATCGATTCAAAGTTCGTGCATATGGACTACACAGACGCCATTGAGATTTTGCAAAAGTCCGGCAAAAAGTTTGAATTCCCGGTGGAGTGGGGCGTAGACATGGCGTCGGAACACGAGCGCTTTTTGTGTGAGCAATACGCCAAAGGACCGGTGGTGGTGAAAAACTACCCGAAAGGCATCAAGGCGTTTTATATGCGCCTTAACGACGACGACAAAACCGTGGCTGCTATGGATGTGTTGGTACCGGGTGTTGGTGAACTGATTGGCGGTAGCCAACGGGAAGATCGCCTCGATGTGCTGGACAGTCGTATGGACGCAGAAATGCGTGAACACCTTTGGTGGTACCGCGACCTGCGTCGCTATGGCACCGTGCCTCACGCCGGTTTTGGTTTGGGTTTTGAGCGGCTGATTAACTACATTAGTGGCATGGAAAATATTCGCGACGCGATACCATTTCCACGGACGCCGGGGTCGGCGCCGTTTTAA
- a CDS encoding fructosamine kinase family protein gives MYHKQNQSGYRDALLREAEGLTLLRHCIAQQAENPLRIPDVARVSENTLSMTAIKAVSPSSHQWQQLGVGLALLHQQLQPYYGLETDNYIGLNPQPNGISKDWGTFFVEQRLGHQISLIADNALKQNYQQRLKKAREPLRGFLNHYCQHPSLLHGDLWSGNVLFSSDGVWLIDPAAYCGDREADLAMTELFGGFDREFYRAYDATYPRTEAYSTKREIYNLYHRLNHYNLFGRSYLSGCEQSWAMIKTL, from the coding sequence TTGTACCACAAGCAAAACCAGTCCGGTTATCGGGACGCCCTGCTCAGGGAAGCTGAAGGCTTGACGCTGTTGCGTCACTGCATTGCTCAGCAAGCGGAAAACCCACTGCGCATACCGGATGTGGCTCGGGTTTCAGAAAACACTCTATCGATGACAGCCATCAAAGCCGTGTCGCCATCATCACACCAGTGGCAGCAACTGGGTGTGGGCTTGGCCCTGTTGCATCAACAGCTGCAGCCTTATTACGGTCTGGAAACAGATAACTACATCGGTCTTAATCCCCAACCCAATGGCATCTCAAAGGATTGGGGCACCTTTTTCGTTGAACAGCGTTTGGGTCATCAGATATCACTGATTGCAGACAACGCACTAAAACAGAATTATCAGCAGAGATTAAAAAAAGCCCGTGAGCCATTGCGGGGCTTTCTTAACCATTACTGCCAGCACCCCAGTTTGCTGCACGGGGATTTGTGGAGCGGCAATGTGCTGTTTAGTAGCGACGGCGTATGGTTGATTGACCCAGCGGCCTACTGCGGTGACCGCGAGGCAGATCTGGCCATGACTGAACTGTTTGGCGGCTTTGATCGCGAGTTTTACCGCGCTTACGATGCAACTTATCCACGCACCGAGGCCTATTCAACCAAGCGGGAAATTTACAATCTGTACCACCGTTTAAACCACTACAACTTATTTGGCCGCAGTTATTTGAGCGGTTGCGAACAAAGCTGGGCAATGATTAAGACGCTTTAA